A stretch of the Coprobacillus cateniformis genome encodes the following:
- a CDS encoding adenylosuccinate synthase produces the protein MAGVVVVGSQWGDEGKGKITDYLAQKADIVARYQGGNNAGHTIEFNGQKFALRLIPSGIFSGNDVILGNGMVINPKALLEEMKYLNDANISTDKIMISDRAHVILPYHLEIDEIQETRRGANNIGTTKKGIGPTYVDKYERVGIRMGEFIDEELFKERLEEALASKKAQYPELTCSAEEIFEEYKEYAKIIAPMVCDTGVVLDECFQTGKNVLFEGAQGTMLDIDYGTYPFVTSSHPGANGVAEGSGIGPLYINEAVGIVKAYTTRVGSGAFPTEIEGELADQIRERGHEYGTVTKRARRIGWFDAVVVNQSRRMSSLTGISLMLLDVLSGLKTLKICTAYELDGKIIKALPSTIKQLNRVKPVYEEMPGWDEDITKVTSFEELPENCQKYLRRIEELINCPIVIFSVGPDREQTIVLREIFK, from the coding sequence ATGGCTGGAGTTGTTGTAGTAGGAAGTCAATGGGGCGATGAGGGTAAAGGTAAAATTACTGATTACCTGGCTCAAAAAGCAGATATCGTTGCTAGATATCAAGGTGGTAATAATGCCGGGCATACAATTGAATTTAATGGTCAAAAGTTTGCTTTACGTTTGATTCCTTCAGGGATTTTTAGTGGTAATGATGTTATTTTAGGTAACGGAATGGTAATTAATCCTAAAGCTTTACTTGAAGAAATGAAATATTTAAATGATGCTAATATTAGCACTGATAAGATCATGATTAGTGATCGGGCTCATGTTATCTTACCTTATCATTTAGAAATCGATGAAATTCAAGAAACTAGGCGTGGAGCTAATAATATCGGAACGACTAAAAAAGGAATTGGACCTACATATGTCGACAAATATGAACGGGTGGGAATCCGTATGGGTGAATTCATTGATGAGGAATTATTTAAAGAAAGATTAGAAGAAGCTTTGGCTTCTAAAAAAGCGCAATATCCTGAACTTACATGTAGTGCCGAGGAAATCTTTGAAGAATATAAAGAATATGCTAAAATCATTGCACCAATGGTTTGTGATACTGGTGTTGTTTTAGATGAATGTTTTCAAACTGGTAAAAATGTATTATTTGAAGGGGCTCAAGGGACAATGTTAGATATTGACTATGGTACATACCCATTTGTTACTAGTTCACATCCCGGTGCTAATGGAGTAGCTGAAGGCTCTGGAATTGGCCCATTATATATTAATGAAGCAGTGGGAATTGTTAAGGCTTATACAACAAGAGTAGGTAGTGGGGCTTTCCCAACAGAAATTGAAGGTGAATTGGCTGATCAAATCCGTGAACGTGGCCATGAATATGGTACAGTAACAAAAAGAGCAAGAAGAATTGGATGGTTTGATGCTGTTGTTGTTAATCAATCAAGAAGAATGTCTTCATTGACGGGAATTAGTTTAATGTTATTAGATGTATTATCAGGGTTAAAGACATTAAAAATCTGTACAGCTTATGAATTAGATGGTAAAATCATCAAAGCATTACCTTCAACGATTAAACAGTTGAATAGGGTTAAACCTGTTTATGAAGAAATGCCAGGATGGGATGAAGATATTACTAAGGTTACTTCTTTTGAGGAATTACCTGAAAATTGTCAAAAGTATTTAAGAAGAATTGAAGAATTGATTAATTGTCCAATTGTAATTTTCTCTGTTGGTCCTGATAGAGAGCAAACAATTGTGTTAAGAGAAATTTTTAAATAG